The segment CGGAGGCCGGAGCGGACTTGGCGGGCGCGGCCTTCGGCGTGCGGCGTTCCTCGATCCGGATTTCCTCGTCGAGCGTGTTGCGGAGCTCGTTCGACGCGCGCTTGAACTCGCCGAGGCTCTTGCCGAGGGACCGCCCGAGCTCCGGCAGCTTGCGTGGACCGAACACGATCAAGGCGATGACCAGGATGATGACCATTTCCCAGACGCCGATTGGACCGAACATGGCAATG is part of the Acidobacteriota bacterium genome and harbors:
- the tatB gene encoding twin-arginine translocase subunit TatB, producing MFGPIGVWEMVIILVIALIVFGPRKLPELGRSLGKSLGEFKRASNELRNTLDEEIRIEERRTPKAAPAKSAPASAPPPDAAQDAPEPDPSGSSVAAASPEPATGATPTPEPHPTEPGAGA